The DNA segment GTGTCGAGTTCACCGTTGCCGTTCCGGTCGTGCATCACCATCACCGCGTAGTCGCCCGGTGCGAGGTTGCTGAAGGTGAACTGCATGGTGCCAGCGACGGCCGGTGCCTGCTGTGCGGCGTGCACGGTCTCGCGGAAGCTCGATGCACTGCTGTATAACGCCAGCATCACCATGCCGTCGTTGTCAGCGACGGGATCGAGCGTGATTGTGAGGTCGGCGGCGGTGGCGGTGCCCGTGCAAACGGCGGCGAGAAGGGCCGCGCGCAACGCGCGGTGAGGGCGGTGTGTGTTCATGCTGTCGTGGCTCCTGTCTCAGGGTGGTCTGGGTGCGGGGGTGTTCCGCACCCGCTCGAAGGCTATCGTCGGCCGGCCTGGGTTGACGTGCGAGCGCGACGCGACGAAGCGCGCGAGCGGGCGACCGGCGGTGAGTACGGTGCGTGAACGGGACGATCGAGCGTCCGTCCCGCCGGCGGGGGTGGGGTCTTCGGAACGACAGGCCCTGCTGCGGCCGGGTGGATCAGCGCTGTGCGGGGTCGATGCGCAGCAGCAGGCCGGTGGCCAGCGCCAACAGCCCGGCGGTGATCAGAAACGGTGCACCGGGCATGTCCAGACCGCCGCCCGGCCGGGTTGCGAGGTAGAAGGCACCGGTGGCGATCGGGGGTGTCAGCACGGCCGTCAGCGCCGTGATGGCGCTGAGGATGCCTTGCAGTTCGCCCTGCGCGTCGGCACCGACACGCCCTGACAGCGTTGCGGTCAGCGCAGGCGGGGCCAGATCGGACAGGGCGGCCAAACAGATGAGCACAAACACCAGCCACGGGGCCGCGACAAGCGCAAAACCCAATGCCGCCAAGCTGCCGGCGACACACCCCCACAAGGCAATCCGCCACTCGCCAAAGCGCGACACTGCGGGCCCGACGAGCACACCTTGGACCAGTGCCAGCAGGATGCCGTAGGCGGCGAGCGACGCGCCGATCAGCCCGGGTGACCAGCCGAACTGCGCCGTGCTCCAGTAGGCCCACAACGTCGGGTAGATGTGGTTGCCGAGGTGGAACAAGGCGACCACGATGAGCAGCGGAGCGATGCCGGGTAGCGTGAACGCCGCCGCCAGGGCGCGAAACGGGTTTGTGACCCGCCAGTCGATCGGTCGACGGCGATGTTGCGGCAGGGTTTCGGGAAAGGCGAGGGCGCCAAACAGCAGGTTCGTGCCGGCGAGCACCGCGGCGAGCATGAACGGTGCGCGGATGTGCCAGCTGGCCACCAGGCCGCCGAGCGCCGGCCCGAGCACGAAGCCGATGCCGAACATCGCGCCGATCAAGCCAAAGCGTGCGGCGCGGCCGGATTCCGGGGTGATGTCGGCAATCACGGCGCTCGCGGTCGCGTACGTGGCCCCGGCCGCGCCGGCGATCGCCCGCCCCGCCAGCAGCACAACGAGGCCGCCAGCGAGGCTCAGGATCACGTAGTCAACCGTGAGTGCCGCGAGGCCGACGAGCAAAACCACGCGCCGCCCGAACCGATCCGACAACGCTCCCAGCAGCGGGGCGCAGAGGAACTGCATCGCGGCGTAGAGCATGCCAAGGACACCGCCCCAGAGCGCCGCGTCGCTCACACTGTCGAGGCCCAGGGACTGCAGCAGCGCGGGCATCACGGGGAAAATCAAGCCGATGCCCATGGCATCAATGCACACGGTGGCCAGGGCAAAGCCAAGTGCGGCACGTTCGCCACGCGCGGGGCGGGAGTGGGTCATGGCGTGGCGCGGTCGGTCGGGTGCTCAGTGTCGCACGCCACGGCTTCGGTGTCTGTGGGGCATTTTGCTGCACAGTGAACTGCGCCTTTGCGCCATAGTACCGTGCTCTGGCGCAGAGATTCGATACGCCCTGCGTGACATGGCGGACTGCGTTATGCTTGTCCGTTACCCGATACACGCAGAAAGCGGAACTTCGATCACATGAACATTCACGAGTACCAGGCCAAGGCGGTGCTGAAAGGGTTCGGCGCACCTGTCGCCGAAGGCATGGCCATCCTTGACAAATCGGACGTCGACGCGGCGCTCGCAGCGGTTCCCGGCCCTGTACGCGTCGTCAAGAGCCAGATCCACGCAGGTGGGCGCGGCAAAGGCAAATTCAAGGAGCTCTCGGCAGACGCCGCGGGCGGTGTGCGGCTTGCCAAATCCGACGACGAGGTGCGTGCGCACGTCGAGGAGATGTTCGGCAACACGCTCGTGACCAAACAAACCGGTGCGTCGGGCAAACAGGTGAACCGTCTGTACCTCGAGGCCGGTGCGGACATCGCACGGGAGCTCTACTGCTCGATTCTGGTCAACCGCGAAACCGGCAAGGTGGCGTTTGTTGCGTCGACCGAGGGTGGCATGGACATCGAAGCGGTGGCCGAGGCCACGCCCGAGAAAATCCACACGATCGACGTCGACGCAGCGGCCGGCGTGGACGCGACGACCGCGGCGAAGCTCGTCGCCGCGTTTGAACTCGAGGGCGCAGCGGCCGAGCAGGGACCGGCCCTGTTCAACTGCCTCTACACCGCCTTCACCGAGACGGACATGAGCCTGCTCGAGGTCAACCCGCTCGTGGTGCTCGGCGACGGTGGCCTGCGCGTGCTCGACGCGAAGGTCTCGTTCGACGGCAACGCGCTGTTTCGGCACCCGGAAATTGCCGAGTTGCGCGACGAAACCGAAATGGATTCAAAGGAGGTCGAAGCGGCCGAGCACGACCTGGCCTACATCGCCCTCGACGGCAACATCGGTTGCATGGTCAACGGTGCCGGGCTTGCCATGGCGACCATGGACATCATCAAGTTGTACGGCGCAGAGCCGGCCAACTTTCTCGACGTGGGCGGTGGTGCGACCACCGAGAAGGTGACGGCGGCGTTCAAGCTGATCACGTCCGACCCCAACGTCCAGGGCATTCTGGTCAACATCTTCGGCGGCATCATGCGCTGCGACGTTATCGCTGAAGGTGTGGTGGCGGCCGTCAAGCAGGTCGGCCTGGAAGTGCCGCTGGTCGTCCGACTCGAGGGCACGCGCGTGGAAGCCGGCAAGACCATCATCAACGAGAGCGATGTGGCTGCGGTGGCCGCAGATGACCTCGACGACGCCGCACAGAAAATTGTCGCGGCCATCAAGGGAGCTGCCTGATGTCGATCATCGTAGACGCCAACACCAAGATCCTGGTTCAGGGACTGACCGGCGGCACCGGCACCTTTCACACCGAGCAGGCGCTTGCCTACTACGGCACGCAGATGGTCGGCGGCATCCACCCGAAGAAAGGCGGTACCGACTGGGTCGGCAACGTCGACGGCACGGAAACCACGCTACCCGTGTTTGCCTCGGTTGCCGAGGGTGTCGAGCGCACCGGCGCCAACGCCTCGGTCATTTACGTGCCGCCTGCGGGCGCAGCGGCAGCGATCATCGAAGCCATTGACGCCGAGGTGCCGTTCATCACCTGTATCACCGAGGGCATTCCGGTGCTCGACATGGTCAAGGTGAACGCGCGCCTCGCCAGTTCGAACTCCAGGCTGCTCGGGCCGAACTGCCCCGGCATCCTGACCCCTGAAGCCTGCAAGATCGGCATCATGCCGGGCTCGATTTTCCGCAAGGGTTCGGTGGGTGTGGTCTCGCGCTCCGGCACCCTGACCTACGAGGCGGTCTACCAGACCAGCCAGGCGGGTCTCGGGCAGACGACGGCTGTGGGCATCGGCGGTGACCCGGTCAAGGGCACCGAATTCATTGACGTGCTCGAGATGTTTCTCGCGGACGAGGCGACCGAGTCGATCATCATGATCGGTGAGATCGGTGGCAGCGCCGAGGAAGACGCGGCGCAGTTCCTGGCGGACGAAGCCAAGAAGGGGCGCAGCAAACCCACCGTCGGGTTCATCGCCGGCCGCACCGCCCCGCCCGGACGCACCATGGGGCACGCAGGTGCGGTGATCTCCGGTGGCAAGGGCGGCGCGGAAGACAAGATCGACGCGCTGGAAGCAGCGGGTGTCTCGGTCTCACCGTCGCCGGCCAAACTCGGCGAAACACTCGTCGCCCGACTCAAGGGCTGACTGTCCTGCGGGCTGCGGCCCGGGACTGTGTCGGTGTGCCCATTCGGGGCACGCCGAACGCAAGCTACCGTTCCCCGGGGCGTCGACCGACGCCCGATTCACACGGGTGAGCACTCACCCGGCAGTGCGCTCACCGGCACGGCAGCAGAACCGCTGCTCGGCGTTCGGCAGTGCCAGCGCATCATCATCCCGTCACTCAGATCCAGCGCCAGCCACAGCTCGGTCTGGTCCAGCGAGCCGGTCGCCGGGCCGAAGGTCGCAACCAGGCGCTCGCGGCCCGCTTCGTTGGCAAAGTGAACCCGGGCAATCTCGGCGTCGCGGTTGCCGTCGAAAACGTACTCCGTGTCGTTTGCCGGCAGTGAGCCGGTGACCGCGTAAGTCTCGGCCACACGGTTCTTGGTCTCCTGCAACACGGTGAAGGCGTTGGACACCAACGACTTGCGCACCGAGTTGCCGTACTGCGGCGCCGCGATGGCGGCGAGGATACCGACAATGGCAAAAACGATGAGGAGTTCGATCAAGGTAAAACCCGTCTGGTGGCGACGCATGGCACTGTCCTGTGTTGTGTTTTTGTGAACTGGCGCGTGTGTGCCAGCCACTTTGCCAACGCGTTCGAGGAAAAGGTGTGCGGCAGTTCTCGTTTTGTGTGTCGTAACCGAAACACGTCGACGTCCGGGTTTTGGGGAGTGTGAGGTGCGTCACGTGCCACTGCGGCGTGGCCGCGGGCGCAGGCGGGCGGCGTTGCGGCTCAGCTCACCCGCGTGCGCAGTGCGGCCGGCGGGTCTCGGCGGCAGCCGGCGCGCAGTCGGGATCGGGGGGCGCAGGCCGCGGGTCGGCAGATGGCGCCGTACGGGCGCGGGCGGGGCACGCGGACGGTCTGTGGGAACGTGGCCGCCAGCTGCGCTGATCAGGCCTTATCGGCACTCGCTCGGCAGCGCATCTTCGGGCAGCGCGTGGCCGCCAGAACCGCCGTTGAAGTTCATGCAGGTCCAGCCGAGCATGCCTGGTGTCGACTCGTCCATGACCAACCAGAGCCGCTTGTTGTTGAGGCCCGGCGAACCGGGCCCGAAGTGCGCCACGATGCGTGAGCCCCAAGGCGCTGCCGTGTACCAGTGGACGTAGGCGATTTCGGCGTCGGGGTCGTTGTCCTCGTAGAAGCGGTCGCTGTTCGACGGCATGGCGCCGCCCAGCGCGTGGTTTTCCATGATCTGCAGCTTCGCCGATTGCATCAGCCCGAAGGCCGTCGAGACCGTGGCCTGTTGCACGTAGGTGCGGTAGCTTGGCACGGCGATGGACGCGAGGATGCCGATGATCGCAATGACGATCATCAGCTCGATCAGCGTGAACCCGGATTGGCGTCGCATCATGGTGTGACCTTCATCGGTGTGATCGGACTAGCGGCAGTGTCAGTGCACGCTTGAGCACACCGGCGCGTCAGCGCAAGGCGATGGACCGGCTCAGATTCCGGTTTTGTGTCCTGCGGTCATCACAGCGGCGTGCGGCAGCAAGGTCGCCAGCAGTTCGGGCAGCAGTTTCGGCGTGGCAGCCACGATCGAACCGGATTGCAGCCAGTTCTCGCCACCCGCGAGGTCGGTGACCAGGCCGCCGGCTTCGCGCACCAACAGGGCGCCTGCGGCGATGTCCCACGCTTGTAAACGGCTTTCATAGAAGCCGTCGAACTGCCCGGCGGCCACCGACGCGAGGTCGAGCGCGGCGGCGCCCGGCCGGCGGATACCCACGGTCTTCTCGGCGAAGGTGCGCAGCACCGCGAACTCGGCATCGAAATCGTCGCCCTCGCGAAAGGGCAAACCCGTGCCGAGCAGCGCCGTGTTGAGCGAACGACAGTTGCTGACGCGGATGCGGCGGTTGTTGAGCTCGGCGCCAGCGCCGCGGGAGGCGGTGTAGATGTCCTGCGAGACGGGGTTGTACACCACGGCCTGTTCCAGGCGGTTGCGGTAGGCCAGGGCAATCGACACGGCGAACTGCGGAAAGCCGTGCAGAAAGTTGGTCGTGCCGTCGAGCGGGTCGATGATCCAGCGGTAGCCGTCGTCCGCCTTGCCAGCCAGCTCGCCGCTCTCCTCGGCCAGAAAACCGTGGTCGGGGTAGGCCTTGTGGAGCACGTGGACGATTTCCGCTTCCGCTTGCCGGTCGACGTCGCTGACGAAGTCCTTGGCGCTTTTTTCGGTGACGCGCACCCGGTCGAGCCGGTCAAAGTTGCGCATGATAATCTTGCCGCCCGCGCGCGCAGCGCGCACGGCGATATTGAGCATGGGGTGCATGGCTGAAGCAGGTAAAGAGCGTCGACAGCAGGATAGAGTAGCGAACAATGACTGAGCGCGCGACCACACCGGGGTCGGCGGTGCCGGCCGGCGGCGCGTTGGATCGGCTGCGTTTCGTGTTGGTTGAGACGTCACACCCAGGCAACATCGGGGCGGCAGCACGCGCGCTGAAAACGATGGGCTTCGGCGAGCTCGTGCTGGTCTCGCCACGCCACTTTCCGAGCGCAGAGGCGACCGTGCGGGCTTCAGGCGCCGACGACATTCTGCAGCGTGCGCTGGTGTTCGATTCATTGGCCGAGGCGATTGCCGATTGCAGTGCCGTGTTCGGCACCAGTGCGCGATCCCGCAGCATCGAGTGGCCGACCCACACGCCCTGGGCGCTCGCTGCCGAAATCGCCGAGCGCCCGGCCGAATCCGCGGCAGGCCCCGTGGCCGTGGTGTTCGGTCGGGAGAGCAGTGGCCTGACCAACGACGAATTGATGCTCTGTTCGGCGCGTGTGCACATTCCGGCGAACCCGGACTACAGCTCGTTGAACGTGGCGTCTGCCGTGCAGATCCTCGCCTACGAGATCGCCAGCCACAGCGCACGCCACGGCGGCACAACAGCGCCGACGAGCGACGCAGATCCCCGGGCCGATCAGGACGACATGAACCGCTTCTACCGGCACCTGGAGTCGGTGTTGGTCGAGATCGGCTATTACGACCCGGAGAAGCCCCGCCAGCTCATGCGTCGTCTGCGCCGGCTGTTCAACCGCTCGGCACTCAGCCGGTCGGAGTTGCAGATCCTGCGTGGCGTGTTGGTTGCGGTCGAGCGGGCGAAGCGCGCCTGACCGGGCAGGCGGTGACCGAGTCGTCACACCAGTACCGGGCGAACGGGGATCGCGGGTCGGGGGCGGCGCAAGCGCGTTGACGCGCAAACACCACAAGGTTCTGACAGCCCGGCACCGTCGCGAGCCAGACGTGGGCAAAGGCCGCGCGGACAGCACCAACCAGCGCGATGGCGTGACGCTGGTCCGTCGGCAACAGGTTGACGACGCAGACACCGTCCTCGCCCAGGTGCTCGGCCAGCACGCCGTGAAAGGCTGGATCCGCTGCCGGCCCCGACCCGTCCCGGGTGCTGTGCAAATCGCAGAACACGGCGTCGGATGGCGCTTGGCTCCGGTGCACATACCGCTCCGCACTCGCCATGACGACGTGGTCGGGGTGCGTGCCACCAAACCACCGGTGCGCGATCCGCACCACGGCGTGTTCCCGTTCGACCGAGGTCACACAGGCGTCGGGCACGTGTTGTCGCAGTGCGCCGGCGAGCGTGCCGCAGCCGTAGCCGAGGTCCAGTACCCGGAGGGGTCGTTCGGCGAGGCAGAGGCCCGACAACATGGTCCGGATGTAGCCGAGCGCCGGGGTGTCTGGCGTACGCCGGTCGATGGCGGCGTGGATCGCCCCGTCAGGCGTCTCCAACCAACGCCACCGAGCCTGCTCGAAGACGCGCCACTCCGCGCTTTCGCCGGCCTCCTGGTGAACTAAGGTGGCCCGATTCGTGTCCGGGTAGTCAGTATCGGCAAACATCGGTGTCGGTCGTGCGGTGCATGCGGTTTGTGTGTGCGAATACCGTTCCGCCGTGGGTCGGGGCGCTGCGTTGACACCCGCGCGGCCGGTGCGGGACACTGGTGGGTCGAAAGCGGCGTGCGTTGCGCACGCGGCAAAACGGCCTCAACAAGCGGGGTGGTACCCATGTGGCAATTGATCAAAGAAGACGTCAACAGCGTGTTTGGCCGTGATCCGGCGGCACGTAACGTGTTCGAGATCGTTACCTGTTACCCAGGTGTCCACGCCATCCTGTTTCACCGCGTCAACCACTGGCTGTGGGGGCGGGGGTTCAAATGGCTCGCGCGCTGGTTGTCGTCGGTTGCGCGGTGGTTGACCTCCATCGAGATTCACCCCGGTGCCGAGATCGGACGCCGCTTTTTCATTGACCACGGCATTGGCGTTGTCATCGGCGAAACCTCGCAGATCGGCGACGACGTGACGCTGTACCACGGTGTCACGCTTGGCGGGGTGGCAAGTTTCGAGGGCGAAGGGGGCAAACGGCACCCGACCCTCGGCAACGACGTGGTCGTGGGTGCCGGCGCGAAAATCCTCGGTCCGTTCACCGTCGAGGACGGCGCGCGCATCGGGTCGAACGCGGTGGTGCTCAAGCCGGTAAGCCCTGGTGCCACGGTCGTCGGTATCCCCGGGCGCGAGGTGGCCCGCAAGCGCGGTCTGGACGCCGAACGCGCCGATTTCGCGCGGCAGATCGGTTTCGACGCCTACGGTCAGACCGCCGACATGCCGGACCCGGTCGCCCAGACCATCAACGGCATGCTCGATCACATGCGGGACATGCACGGTCGCATGGATCAGATGTGTCACGCGATGCGCGCCATGGGACGTCAGGTCGACACGCTGAAACCCCTGGAGATCGACTTTCCGTGCGACGAGCTCGCCGAGACAGCCACAGCGCAGACACCGGACGAGGCGAACGACGGCGCGATCGCGTCTGACGCACCCCCCGAACCGCCGTCGAAGGCCGCCAACGCCTAGCGCGGGCGGGGAGCACACCCATGCGACTGACGACACGAGGCCGCTACGCGGTCGCGGCCATGTTCGACCTGGCGCTGCAGCCGGCGAGTCAGCCGGTTGCGCTGGCCGACATTGCCGGTCGGCAGGACATTTCCCTGTCCTACCTCGAACAGCTGTTCGGCCGCCTCCGGCGTGCGGGCCTGGTCGAGAGCGTGCGTGGGCCCGGCGGCGGATACCGGCTCGCACGCGAGACCGATGCGATTTCGGTGGCCGAGATCCTCAGCGCGGTCGATGAACTGCTCGACGCGACCCACCGCGGTAGCCACAAGACGTGCCAGCGAGAACAGCGTTGTCCGACGCACAACCTGTGGCAGGCGCTGACCGTGCAGATCGAGCACTTTCTCAGCCGGGTTACCTTGGCCGATCTGCTGGTCGAGCCCGGCAACGCCGAGCAGCCGCTGCGGCACATGAAGCTGCCCAGCGCGACCGGCTCGACCCCGGCCCCTTGAGCGGCCTGTGCTACCTCGATAACGCTGCGACCACGCCGGTTGACCCGCGCGTGGCCGATGCCATGGCCGCGTGCCTGACTGTCGACGGGGTGTTCGCCAACCCGGCCTCTTTCAGCCACGCCCACGGCTTGGCGGCGGCCGACCGGGTCGACGCCGCGCGCGATGCCGTTGCCGCCCTGGTGGGCGCGTACCCGGAGGAAGTCGTCTTCTGTTCGGGTGCCACCGAGGCCAACAACCTCGCGTTGCTCGGGGTGGCGGGTCGCCTTTCGAACCCCGCTCACATGGTCAGTGTCAAGACCGAACACAAGGCCGTGCTCGACCCGCTCGCGCGGCTTGCCAAGGCCGGCTGGCACATCGACCTGCTCGACGTCGACGCGGCGGGCCGTGTCGATCTTGGCGCGCTCACGGCAGCGATGCGCCCCGACACGGCGCTCGTCTCCGTGATGCACGCCAACAACGAAATCGGGACCGTGCAGGACATTGGCGCGATCGGCGCGGTGACGCGCGCGCGCGGCGTGCTCTTGCACGTGGACGCGGCCCAGAGCGTCGGCAAGATCCCCGTCGACATGCACGCCATGCAGGTCGACCTCCTGAGCGTCTGTGCGCACAAGTTTCACGGCCCCAAAGGCGTCGGTGCGCTGTGTGTGCGGGGTCGGCCTCCGGTGCGCCTGCAACCGCAGATCCTCGGCGGTGGCCACGAACGCGGGCTGCGCTCGGGCACCCTGGCAACGCACCAGATTGTCGGCCTCGGGACCGCGTGTGCGGTGGCAGCGGACGCGCTCGCCACCGAGTCGGCACGGCTGGCTGGGCTCAGGGATGCCCTCTGGTCACGCCTGCAGCGGTTGCCTGGCGTGCGCTTGAACGGGGCGATGACCGAACGCCTGCCGGGTAACCTGAACGTCTCGATCGACGGGGTCGAGGGCGAGAGCCTGTTGCTTGCACTCGAGCACGTTGCCGTTTCCAGCGGCAGCGCCTGCACCAGCGCCGACCTGACCCCGTCGCACGTGCTGCGGGCGATCGGGTGCACCCCCGAGCAGGCGCAGGGGTCGCTGCGTATCAGCTTCGGGCGTTTCAACAGCGACGCTGACGTCGACCTGGCCGCGCGCGACATCGAACAGGCGGTGCAGCGGTTGCGCGCGCTGTCCCCCGGTGGCTGAGCGCCTGTCCGAGGCCGTGCGGTCGCGGTTCCGCGCGCCGCGGTTCGCGCTGACTGGCGCGTTGGCGGGGGGCGGCGCCACGGGTGCCAGCGGCGCGCGCGCCGCGGGTGCCCTGGTCGAGGTGCACCTCGGTGTGGGTGGCGACGGCGCGCTGCACGCCCGGTTTCGAGCGTACGGTGACCCGGCGACGATCGCCGCAGCGGAGTGGGTGTGCGAACAGGTTGACGGTGCGCTGCCGCCCGTCTCGCCGCCTGCGGTTGCCGCCGTCTCGCGAGCGCTGGCGCTCCCGGCCAGCCGGCAGCACGCCGCGCAGCACGCGGTCGATGCCTTGCGGGCCGCGCTTGGCCGCCTCGACTGACGTGCGCCTCAGCTGGTCAATCTGACAACTGAATCACGCAGCGGACGGGCCATTGCGGTACACTTGTGGGTTTACCTAACCCGTGGCTGGCGTGACGCCAGCCGCCCCTGACGAGGCACCAGACCATGGCCGTTGAGCGGACCCTCTCCATCATCAAACCCGACGCCGTCGCCAAGAACGTGATCGGCAAGATCTACCAGCGTTTTGAGGATGCCGGCTTGCAGATTGTCGCTGCCCGCATGATGCACCTGAGCGCTGAGCAGGCAGGCGAATTCTATGCGGTCCACAAGGAGCGGCCGTTCTACAACGACCTGGTCAGCTTCATGACATCCGGCCCCGTGATCGTGCAGGTGCTCGAGGGCGAGAACGCCATTGCCGCGCACCGTGACGTGATGGGTGCCACCAACCCGGCCGAAGCGGCCTCGGGCACCATCCGCGCCGACTTCGCGAGCTCGATCGACGAGAACGCCTGCCACGGCTCCGATGCCGCCGAAACCGCCGCGGTCGAGATCGCGTTCTTCTTCGGCGACGACGGCGTCTGTCCGCGGACCCGCTGACGGACCCATGTCTGCCCTGTCCCCCAGCGTGACCGTCACCGGTGCGCCGGTGATCACCGGGCGCACCAATCTGCTCGGCCTCGACGAGGGCGGCATGGTGGCCTTTGTCGAGTCGTTGGGGGAGAAGCGGTTCAGGGCTCGGCAATTGTTGAAGTGGCTGTACCACCAGGACGTCCGCCAGTTCGACAACATGACCGACCTGAGCAAGGCGTTCCGGGCGGCGTTGCGCGAACACGCCGAAGTGCGTCTGCCCGAGGTCGAGCATGCACACGTGTCGCAGGATGGCACCTGCAAGTGGCTGTTCAAGGTCGACAGCGCGAACGCGGTGGAGACGGTGTTCATTCCCTCCGAGGACCGCGGCACCCTGTGCGTGAGCTCGCAGGTCGGCTGTGCGTTGGATTGTTCCTTCTGCGCCACCGCGCGGCAGGGCTTCAACCGCAACCTGAGCACAGCCGAGATCGTCGCCCAGGTCTACCTCGCGTCCGAGCTGCTGCGCAGTGACGCCTACCGGGCGGTGGGCTTTCGGCGGATCACGAACATCGTGATGATGGGCATGGGGGAGCCGCTGGCGAACTTTCGCCAGTTGGTCCCGGCGCTCAACCTGATGCTCGACGACAACGCCTGGGGCCTGTCCAAGCGGCGGGTCACGGTCAGCACCTCGGGCATCGTGCCGGCGATCGACCGCCTGCGAGAGGCGGTCGACTGCTCGCTGGCGGTGTCGTTGCACGCGCCCGACGACGCGTTGCGCGACGAACTCGTGCCGATCAACCGCAAATACCCGATCAAGGATCTCATGGCGGCCTGCCGTCGCTATGTCGAGCGGGACCACAAAACCCACATCATGTTCGAGTACGTGATGCTCGCCGGTGTCAACGACTCGCCTGAACACGCCCGTGCATTGGCTAAACTTGTCAAATCCGTGCCGTGCAAGGTCAACATGATTCCGTTCAACCCCTTTCCGGGCTCCGGTTACACCGTCTCCTCCGAGACGGCAATCAATCGGTTCTGGGATGTCCTCAACCGCCAACGGGTGCGCACAATCAAGCGCCGCACGCGCGGTGACGACATTGACGCTGCCTGTGGGCAGTTGGCTGGGGATGTGACGGACAAGAGCCGGCGCGCGGCCAAATTTGCTGAACCTCGATTTGGAGAGTCGCGCCCGTGAACCCCATCATCACCAAGCTTGTCCGCGCCTGTGTCGCATGCCTTGTAGCCACCGTGGTCCTTGCAGGGTGCGCCTCGAACCGCGAAGCGGCGAACGCCAACATGGCGCGCGCCTCGCAGCTCAACGCCGAGCTGGCGCTCGGCTACCTGAACCAGGGCGACCTGCAGCAGGCGAAAGCGAAGGTCGAGAAGGCCCTGGTCCAGAACCCGCGCAACCCGCTGGCGAACAACCTGCAGGGCGTGGTGTTCCAGCGCCTGGACGAGCCGACCCGGGCCGGTGCGCATTTCCGCCGCGCTGTGGAGTTGGCCCCGGACGAGCCGGAGTACGCCAACGCGTACGGCGTCTTCCTGTGCGAGCGCAAGCAGTACGAAGAGGGCATCCTCCAGTTCCTCGACGTTGCCGAGAACCCGCTCTACCGCACCCCGGCGCTCGCCTTCGAAAACGCGGCCAACTGCGCGCTGCAGGCCGGCAAGACCGGTATCGCCGAGAGCAATCTCGTGCGCGCGCTCGAGATTCGCCCGCGTTTCGCCACTGCGCAGTTGAGCCTC comes from the Pseudomonadota bacterium genome and includes:
- a CDS encoding RNA methyltransferase, with the protein product MTERATTPGSAVPAGGALDRLRFVLVETSHPGNIGAAARALKTMGFGELVLVSPRHFPSAEATVRASGADDILQRALVFDSLAEAIADCSAVFGTSARSRSIEWPTHTPWALAAEIAERPAESAAGPVAVVFGRESSGLTNDELMLCSARVHIPANPDYSSLNVASAVQILAYEIASHSARHGGTTAPTSDADPRADQDDMNRFYRHLESVLVEIGYYDPEKPRQLMRRLRRLFNRSALSRSELQILRGVLVAVERAKRA
- a CDS encoding MFS transporter encodes the protein MTHSRPARGERAALGFALATVCIDAMGIGLIFPVMPALLQSLGLDSVSDAALWGGVLGMLYAAMQFLCAPLLGALSDRFGRRVVLLVGLAALTVDYVILSLAGGLVVLLAGRAIAGAAGATYATASAVIADITPESGRAARFGLIGAMFGIGFVLGPALGGLVASWHIRAPFMLAAVLAGTNLLFGALAFPETLPQHRRRPIDWRVTNPFRALAAAFTLPGIAPLLIVVALFHLGNHIYPTLWAYWSTAQFGWSPGLIGASLAAYGILLALVQGVLVGPAVSRFGEWRIALWGCVAGSLAALGFALVAAPWLVFVLICLAALSDLAPPALTATLSGRVGADAQGELQGILSAITALTAVLTPPIATGAFYLATRPGGGLDMPGAPFLITAGLLALATGLLLRIDPAQR
- a CDS encoding prepilin-type N-terminal cleavage/methylation domain-containing protein, whose amino-acid sequence is MRRHQTGFTLIELLIVFAIVGILAAIAAPQYGNSVRKSLVSNAFTVLQETKNRVAETYAVTGSLPANDTEYVFDGNRDAEIARVHFANEAGRERLVATFGPATGSLDQTELWLALDLSDGMMMRWHCRTPSSGSAAVPVSALPGECSPV
- a CDS encoding prepilin-type N-terminal cleavage/methylation domain-containing protein, with product MMRRQSGFTLIELMIVIAIIGILASIAVPSYRTYVQQATVSTAFGLMQSAKLQIMENHALGGAMPSNSDRFYEDNDPDAEIAYVHWYTAAPWGSRIVAHFGPGSPGLNNKRLWLVMDESTPGMLGWTCMNFNGGSGGHALPEDALPSECR
- the sucC gene encoding ADP-forming succinate--CoA ligase subunit beta, with protein sequence MNIHEYQAKAVLKGFGAPVAEGMAILDKSDVDAALAAVPGPVRVVKSQIHAGGRGKGKFKELSADAAGGVRLAKSDDEVRAHVEEMFGNTLVTKQTGASGKQVNRLYLEAGADIARELYCSILVNRETGKVAFVASTEGGMDIEAVAEATPEKIHTIDVDAAAGVDATTAAKLVAAFELEGAAAEQGPALFNCLYTAFTETDMSLLEVNPLVVLGDGGLRVLDAKVSFDGNALFRHPEIAELRDETEMDSKEVEAAEHDLAYIALDGNIGCMVNGAGLAMATMDIIKLYGAEPANFLDVGGGATTEKVTAAFKLITSDPNVQGILVNIFGGIMRCDVIAEGVVAAVKQVGLEVPLVVRLEGTRVEAGKTIINESDVAAVAADDLDDAAQKIVAAIKGAA
- the sucD gene encoding succinate--CoA ligase subunit alpha, giving the protein MSIIVDANTKILVQGLTGGTGTFHTEQALAYYGTQMVGGIHPKKGGTDWVGNVDGTETTLPVFASVAEGVERTGANASVIYVPPAGAAAAIIEAIDAEVPFITCITEGIPVLDMVKVNARLASSNSRLLGPNCPGILTPEACKIGIMPGSIFRKGSVGVVSRSGTLTYEAVYQTSQAGLGQTTAVGIGGDPVKGTEFIDVLEMFLADEATESIIMIGEIGGSAEEDAAQFLADEAKKGRSKPTVGFIAGRTAPPGRTMGHAGAVISGGKGGAEDKIDALEAAGVSVSPSPAKLGETLVARLKG
- a CDS encoding DUF2141 domain-containing protein, translated to MNTHRPHRALRAALLAAVCTGTATAADLTITLDPVADNDGMVMLALYSSASSFRETVHAAQQAPAVAGTMQFTFSNLAPGDYAVMVMHDRNGNGELDTNLLGLPREPWGASLQGKRVFGPPGWEDARFTVPTDGYALSITMR
- a CDS encoding inositol monophosphatase family protein; translation: MHPMLNIAVRAARAGGKIIMRNFDRLDRVRVTEKSAKDFVSDVDRQAEAEIVHVLHKAYPDHGFLAEESGELAGKADDGYRWIIDPLDGTTNFLHGFPQFAVSIALAYRNRLEQAVVYNPVSQDIYTASRGAGAELNNRRIRVSNCRSLNTALLGTGLPFREGDDFDAEFAVLRTFAEKTVGIRRPGAAALDLASVAAGQFDGFYESRLQAWDIAAGALLVREAGGLVTDLAGGENWLQSGSIVAATPKLLPELLATLLPHAAVMTAGHKTGI